The following DNA comes from Mycobacteriales bacterium.
AGCAGCCTCACCTGAAGGCTCACCGGTCTTCGAGATCGCCCTCGGTGTCCAGGTAGGCCTGCCGCAGCGCCGCGAGGGTCTCCGGATTCGGGGTGTCCCACAGCTTGCGGTCGGCGGCCTCCAGCAACCGCTCGGTGATGCCGTGCAGCGCCCACGGGTTCGAGCGGGCGAAGAACTCGCGCATCTGCTCGTCGCGCACGTAGGTGTCGGC
Coding sequences within:
- a CDS encoding cobaltochelatase subunit CobN; translated protein: ADTYVRDEQMREFFARSNPWALHGITERLLEAADRKLWDTPNPETLAALRQAYLDTEGDLEDR